A single genomic interval of Brevundimonas diminuta harbors:
- a CDS encoding MotA/TolQ/ExbB proton channel family protein encodes MLNSKKTNILLAMAGAAALMASSPVLAQAPAEPTPAASTAAPAAAAPAAGEADPATVNDAVGGGHGDITPISMFMEATVVVKVVMAGLLLASILSWTLLLIKLFEFGALNRKTDNFLENFRGARTIADMRAVSTQEEFDGNPLADMAAAATEEIELSRQSGLSVTGDHLDSALGRAQSAVAAVQSGLALRLSGGQQFLASVGSIGPFVGLFGTVYGIMNSFIGIAQSNTTNLAVVAPGIAEALLATGIGLFAAIPAVVFYNYFNTRIAAYGTRADGFAAELLNGISRQLDKGA; translated from the coding sequence ATGCTGAACAGCAAAAAGACGAATATCCTTCTCGCCATGGCCGGCGCCGCCGCGCTGATGGCGAGCTCGCCGGTCCTGGCCCAGGCCCCGGCCGAGCCCACCCCGGCCGCCTCGACTGCGGCTCCCGCAGCCGCCGCTCCGGCTGCCGGCGAAGCTGATCCCGCAACGGTGAACGACGCCGTCGGCGGCGGTCACGGCGACATCACCCCGATCTCCATGTTCATGGAAGCCACGGTCGTCGTTAAGGTCGTCATGGCCGGCCTGCTGCTGGCCTCGATCCTGTCGTGGACCCTGCTGCTCATCAAGCTGTTCGAGTTCGGCGCTCTGAACCGCAAGACCGACAACTTCCTCGAAAACTTCCGTGGCGCCCGCACCATCGCTGATATGCGCGCTGTCTCGACCCAGGAAGAGTTCGACGGCAACCCGCTGGCCGACATGGCCGCGGCCGCCACCGAGGAAATCGAACTGTCGCGTCAATCGGGTCTGTCGGTCACCGGCGATCACCTGGACTCGGCCCTGGGTCGCGCGCAATCGGCCGTCGCCGCCGTGCAATCCGGTCTGGCTCTGCGCCTTTCGGGCGGTCAGCAGTTCCTGGCGTCGGTCGGCTCGATCGGTCCGTTCGTCGGTCTGTTCGGCACCGTGTACGGCATCATGAACTCCTTCATCGGCATTGCGCAGTCCAACACGACCAACCTGGCCGTCGTGGCTCCGGGTATCGCTGAAGCTCTGCTGGCCACCGGTATCGGTCTGTTCGCCGCTATCCCGGCCGTTGTGTTCTACAACTACTTCAACACCCGCATCGCTGCTTACGGCACGCGCGCCGACGGCTTCGCCGCTGAGCTGCTGAACGGCATCTCGCGTCAGCTCGACAAGGGGGCGTAA
- a CDS encoding ExbD/TolR family protein produces the protein MAAKIKSGGAGNLPQANSDINVTPFVDIMLVLLIIFMVAAPLASVSVPVELPIAVAKAAPNPPKPVYISIQNDGDVYVGDFRTDVGALGEDLKKQIGSRNPADERIFIRGDQNTRYGDFMQLMNALQDNGFYSVALVGEDQATS, from the coding sequence ATGGCCGCCAAGATTAAATCGGGCGGCGCTGGCAACCTGCCTCAGGCCAACAGTGATATCAACGTTACGCCTTTCGTTGATATCATGCTGGTTCTGCTCATCATCTTCATGGTGGCGGCTCCGCTAGCCTCCGTGTCGGTGCCTGTTGAGTTGCCAATCGCCGTCGCCAAGGCGGCCCCGAACCCGCCCAAGCCGGTCTATATTTCGATCCAGAATGACGGCGACGTCTATGTGGGCGATTTCCGGACCGACGTCGGAGCCCTGGGTGAAGATCTGAAAAAACAGATCGGATCCCGGAACCCGGCCGATGAGCGGATCTTCATTCGGGGCGACCAGAACACCCGTTACGGCGACTTTATGCAGCTCATGAATGCGCTGCAGGATAACGGCTTCTATAGCGTTGCGCTGGTCGGCGAAGACCAGGCGACGAGTTAG
- a CDS encoding energy transducer TonB codes for MTDVEYHRSRYDVPKKKGFMGVSYPVLIVCLMVVSILFALLIFFVQQSKFKLKEFNYVDESVEVELVEPVPPPPPPPPPPPPPTDTPPPPKLQVRVPAPVPNIVPPPPVNITPTKKEDRVEYTGPPVNIPGPPPPPAPPAPPRPSTITNVQWSRQPRPTADDFPARALEREISGSATVECTARSNGAPANCRVISEEPAGMGFGRAAIRVVQRGQLSPRTVDGAAQDATFRVRVPFTLG; via the coding sequence ATGACAGACGTCGAATATCATCGCAGTCGCTACGACGTACCCAAGAAGAAGGGCTTCATGGGGGTTTCCTACCCCGTGCTGATCGTCTGCCTGATGGTGGTCAGCATCTTGTTTGCGTTGCTGATTTTCTTTGTTCAGCAGTCCAAGTTCAAGCTGAAGGAGTTCAACTACGTCGACGAGTCCGTCGAGGTCGAGTTGGTCGAGCCGGTTCCGCCGCCTCCGCCGCCTCCGCCCCCGCCGCCTCCGCCGACGGATACGCCTCCGCCACCAAAGCTTCAGGTGCGCGTGCCGGCTCCGGTCCCGAACATCGTCCCCCCTCCGCCGGTCAACATCACGCCGACGAAGAAGGAAGATCGGGTTGAATACACGGGTCCGCCCGTCAATATTCCTGGACCTCCGCCGCCGCCCGCTCCTCCGGCTCCGCCGCGTCCGTCGACGATCACGAACGTTCAGTGGTCGCGCCAACCGCGTCCGACGGCTGATGACTTCCCGGCGCGTGCGCTGGAGCGTGAAATCAGCGGTTCGGCTACGGTGGAGTGCACCGCGCGCTCCAACGGTGCTCCGGCGAACTGCCGCGTGATCTCGGAAGAGCCTGCAGGCATGGGCTTCGGCCGCGCCGCCATTCGGGTGGTTCAACGTGGACAGCTGTCCCCGCGGACCGTCGACGGCGCCGCTCAAGACGCGACTTTCCGCGTCCGGGTGCCCTTCACCCTCGGGTGA
- a CDS encoding aldo/keto reductase: MNTRKLGANGPEVSAIGLGCMGMSAFYGGADEAQSISVIHRALDLGITLFDTAEMYGPHTNEVLVGKALKDRRDQAFIATKFGINYNADRTRLMTDGSPANVRRAIEGSLQRLGVDHVDLYYLHRVDPDTPIEDTVGAMAELVKEGKVRFLGLSEAAPDTLRKAHATHPITALQTEYSLWSREPEDELFAVVRELGIGFVAYSPLGRGFLSGDITSIDDLDADDFRRTNPRFMGENFQKNLDLVEAVKAIASDKGITAAQLALAWVLAQGEDLMPIPGTRRIATLEQNVAAVDVVLTPDDLAQIEAVFPKGAATGHRYAEAARAALNR; encoded by the coding sequence ATGAATACGCGCAAGTTGGGTGCGAACGGCCCCGAGGTTTCGGCCATTGGCCTGGGCTGCATGGGCATGAGCGCCTTCTACGGCGGCGCCGACGAGGCCCAGTCCATTTCCGTCATTCATCGCGCGCTCGATTTGGGCATCACCCTGTTCGACACCGCCGAGATGTACGGTCCTCACACCAACGAGGTACTGGTCGGCAAGGCGCTGAAGGACCGGCGCGACCAGGCCTTCATCGCCACCAAATTCGGCATCAACTACAATGCCGACCGCACCAGGCTTATGACCGACGGCAGCCCGGCCAATGTGCGTCGCGCTATCGAGGGCAGCCTGCAACGCCTCGGCGTCGACCACGTCGATCTCTACTATCTGCACCGCGTCGATCCGGACACGCCGATCGAGGACACGGTCGGGGCGATGGCGGAACTGGTCAAGGAGGGCAAGGTCCGCTTCCTGGGTCTGTCCGAGGCCGCGCCCGACACCCTGCGCAAGGCGCATGCGACCCATCCGATCACGGCGCTGCAAACGGAATATTCGCTGTGGAGCCGCGAGCCCGAAGACGAACTGTTCGCAGTCGTGCGCGAACTGGGCATCGGCTTCGTGGCCTACAGCCCGCTGGGCCGCGGCTTCCTGTCGGGCGACATCACCTCGATCGATGACCTGGACGCGGACGACTTCCGCCGCACCAATCCGCGCTTCATGGGCGAGAACTTCCAGAAGAACCTGGATCTGGTTGAGGCCGTGAAGGCCATTGCGTCGGATAAGGGCATAACCGCCGCTCAACTGGCGCTGGCCTGGGTGCTGGCGCAAGGCGAGGATCTGATGCCGATCCCCGGCACACGTCGGATCGCGACTCTTGAGCAGAATGTGGCGGCCGTGGACGTCGTTCTGACGCCTGACGACCTCGCCCAGATCGAGGCCGTCTTCCCCAAGGGCGCAGCGACAGGGCATCGCTACGCCGAGGCGGCGCGGGCGGCGCTGAACCGTTAA
- a CDS encoding DUF2147 domain-containing protein: protein MKIKIMLAAATLAGALASPALAGDPTGLWQTPTNGGQVRIARCGQALCGTLVTSDHIRRDANARDANNRDASLRNRTLRNLPMLTGFTGGPTEWRNGSVYNPADGGTYRGTITMTNDNSLRLRGCIVAPLCKTQTWTRIQ, encoded by the coding sequence ATGAAGATCAAGATCATGCTGGCCGCGGCGACCCTGGCGGGCGCCCTCGCCTCTCCCGCCCTGGCAGGCGACCCGACCGGCCTGTGGCAGACGCCGACCAATGGCGGTCAGGTGCGGATCGCGCGCTGCGGACAGGCGCTGTGCGGCACGCTGGTGACCTCGGACCACATTCGCCGCGACGCCAATGCGCGCGACGCCAACAATCGCGACGCCTCGCTGCGGAACCGCACCCTGCGCAATCTGCCGATGCTGACCGGCTTCACCGGCGGTCCGACGGAATGGCGCAACGGCTCGGTCTATAACCCGGCCGACGGCGGCACCTATCGCGGCACCATTACCATGACGAACGACAACAGCCTGCGTCTGCGCGGCTGCATCGTGGCTCCGCTCTGCAAAACCCAGACCTGGACCCGCATCCAGTAG